The Geothrix sp. DNA segment GTTGACGCTGGCCATCCAGGCACTGGGATGGTCGGCGATGGCCTGCGCATAGAGCGGGAGGATGGGAATGACGATGCCGAAGCCCAGGAGGTCGACGAAGACCGTGAGAAAGATGGCCGTCCGGGCGCGTTTGGTCGACTGCATGAGGCTCTCCAGCCCCCAGTGTAGCCCGGCTGCAGGGCCGGCTCCTCAGCCCCCCAGCACTCGCTGCAGCAGCAGGCGGAGTTCCTTGATCTGATAGGGCTTCTGCATGAATCCGGCGGGTCCCTGCCCGGAGAGGGTCTGCAGGGAGTCCCCTTCCGTGAAGCCGCTGCTCAGCACGATGGGCACGGTGGGGTCCAGGTCGTGCATGGCGCCGAAGGCCTCCCGGCCATCCATCCGGGGCATGGTCAGGTCCATGAGGACCAGGTCAGGCCGCGGATCGGCGTCCCTGAACCGCTCCAGGGCCTCCAGTCCATCCCGGGCCATGGTGACCTCCAGGCCGATGGCCTGCAGGGCGGCGCCGATGGTCTGGAGGATGAGGTCCTCGTCGTCCACGAGCAGGACCCGCCCGTGGAGCCTGGGGGCGACGGTCTTCTCGCGGGCTGGATCCGTCGCGGCCACCGCCTCGCCCGAGGCCGGGAAGCACAGGCGGAACGAGCTGCCGCGCCCCACCTCGCTCTGGATCCTGAGCCCCGCCCCGTGGCCCCGCAGGATGCCCAGCATGGCGGACAGCCCGAGGCCCCGACCCGAGGCCTTGGTGGTGAAGAAGGGATCGAAGATCCGCGCGAGCACATCCGGCGGCATGCCAATGCCGGTATCCACGACCTCGAGCAGCACGTAGCGGCCCGGGGGCAGGGAGTCGATGGTGTAGGCGGAGTGCAGGTCCTGCTCGTCGAGCAGGGCCGAGGAGGTGGTGAGATGGATGGCGCCCTCCCGGTCTCCGATGGCGTCGGCGGCGTTGGTCACCAGGTTCATGACCACCTGCTGTATCTGGGCGGCATCGGCCTGGATGGCGGGCAGTCCTGGCTCGAGGTCGAACCGCAGGCGGATCTTCTTGGGGATGGACACTTCCAGGAGGTGCGTGACCTCCTGCACGACCTCGTTGAGGTCATGGGGTTTCACCAGGAAGTGGCCGCGTCCGGAATAGGCCAGCATCTGCTTGGTCAGCTCGGTGGCCCGCAGTACCGTCGCCTCCATCCTGGCCAGGTAGGGCTGGGCCGGGGCGGTTTCCGCCAGGTTCATCTGGGCGAGGTTCAGGTTGCCAAGGACCACCGTGAGCAGGTTGTTGAAGTCGTGGGCGATGCCGCCGGCGAGAATGCCCAGGCTCTCCAGCTTCTGGGACTGCCGGAGGGCCTCCTCCACCTGGAGGCGGTCCGTGATGTCCAGCATGTAGCCGAGGTAGTAGGAGGCGTTGGTTTCCGGGCTGGCCTGGGCCGTGAAATCCTGGAACCAGCGGTACTCGCCGGCCGCATTCCGGAGGCGGTATCGCTGTTCGAAGTGGCTGACACCCTTGCGCCGAAGGCTCTCGGATTCCCGATGGACGCGGTCCCGGTCCTCGGGGTGGACCAGGTCGTCGAACATGATCCGTCCGGAGGTCAGCTCGACCGGGGCGTAACCAAGGAGCTTCTCCACGTTGGGGCTGATGTAGTCCACGGGCCAGGGCGGGGCGGCGCCCCACCGAATGACCATCACCGGCCCGCCCACGAAGAGCCCACGCTCTGCCCGGAGGGCCTCCTCCACCCGTTGGCGTTCCGTCACGTCCGTGGCGATGCCGATGACGCTATCGACCTGCCCCTGGTCGTTGAAGACGGGGGTCAGGAAGTTGTCGAACAGGCGCTCTCCCACCGGGGTGATCTGACGTGAGGCCTCCCCACCCAGGGCCGCCCGGATCTGGTCCACCGTCTGGAGGTCGCCCTGGTAGAGGTCGAGGGCGTTCATGCCCACCATCTGGCCGGGCGCGAGGCCCAGGTGGGCCAGGCCGAGCCCCTCGGAGAGCATGAACCGGCCTTCGGGATCCAGCTGGTAGATCACGGCCTCAGAGTTGGCCAGCACGGTCCTGAGGCGCTGCTCCGCGGCCCGCAGCGCCGACTCGGCGAGCTTCCGGTCCGTGATGTCGCGGGTGACGGACAGGAGACAGGGGACGCCGCCCACCTCCATGACCTTCCCGGACATCTGGCCGGTGATGATGCGGCCATCCTTCCGGCGGAAGGCGATCTCTAGTCCCGTGTACTCACCGTGATTCCGGATGAGCTCCACGGCCCGCTCGCGGTCCTTCGGATCCACCCAGATGTTCAGCTCCAGGGCTGTGCGGCCGATGGCCTCTTCGCGGGTCCAGCCGCTGATCTTCTCGAAGCCCTCGCTGACTTCGAAGTAGGTCCCGTCGCTCAGCCGCGTGAGGTTGATGGCATCGGGGCTGGCGTGGAAGGCCCGGGTGAACTTGTCCTCGTTGTAGCGGATGGCGGCTTCCGCCTCCTTGCGCTCCGTGATGTCCCGGGTGACGCTGAGCAGGCAGGTCTCCCCGCCCACCTGGATGAAGGCGCCGGAGACGAGCCCGGTCCGGAGTGAGCCGTCCTTCATGCGGAAGGGCGCCTCCAGGTCGCTGAAACGGCCCTCGGCCTGGAGCAGGCGCCGCATCCGCTCGCGGTCCTCCGGGTCGGCCCAGAGGCCCAGTTCCAGGGTGGTCCGGCCGAGGTACTCCTCGCGGGTCCAGCCGCTCATGCGGGTGAAGGCGGGGTTGGCGTCCAGGTAGGTGCCATCCAGCCGGTTGATGTTGATGGCGTCCGGGCTGGCCTGGAAGGCCTTGGAGAACTTGTCCTCGCTGGCGCGCAGGGCCTCCTCGGCAGCCCTCCTCTCCGTCATGTCACGGACGTGGGTGAACGCTACCTCCTGGCCCTCGACGGTCAGGAAAGTGCTGCTGATGTCGACCGGGAAGACGGAACCATCCTTGCGCTGGTGCCAGGTCTCCTCCCGGTTGGACCCGCGGGACCGGAGCCGCTCCCAGCGGAGGGGCCACTGGTCTGGAAGGACCTTGGGGTCCACGTCCCACACGTGCCTGCCGAGGAGCTCCTCCCGGGAATAGCCCAGCGAGGCGCTGGCCGCCTGGTTGACGAAGACGAAGCCCCCCCATTCATCCGAGCCGAATACCGGATCGATGGCGCTGTCCATGGCGGCCTTCAGGACGCGCTGCTCGGACTGGGCCCTGGTCCGCTCCACGGCCAGGGCCACCTGGGTCGAGACGAAGACCAGCAGGTCCCGCTCCTCGGCGCTGTAGCGGTGTCCTCCTTCGTAGCTCTGGATGACCAGGGCGCCGAACACCCCGGCCTTCCCCTTGAGGGGGACGCCCAGCCAATCCAGGGACAGGGTGCCGAGGGGCTCCACCTCGCCGGCGGCCTCGAGGGCAAGCAGGGCCTCCTGGTCCACCAGCAGGGGCAGGCCCCGGCGCAGGACCCAGGCCGTCAGGCCGCGGCCGAGGCGGTGCGGGGGGGGCGCCGGATCCGACTGATCGATCCAGTAGGGGAAGGACACCATCTCGGACACCGGGTCCCAGAGGGCGAAGTAGAGGTTCTCCGCGGGCATCAGGTCCCGGACGATGGCGTGGACGCGGGGGAACAGGTCCGCGGTGTGCCTGGACTCCAGGGCCGCCTCAGCGATGCGATAGGTGGCCTTCTGGGTCATCTCCGCCCGCTTCCGGGCCGAGATGTCCTGGGCGACCGCGATGACCACGGGCCGCCCCAGGTGCAGGCCCGGGTAGAGCCGCACCTCCTTCGGGAAGACAGTGCCATCCTGCTTCCGGCCCCAGTACTCGAACTGCTGCGGCACGCCCTGCAGGGCCCTGCCGAAGGCCCCGGCCACGGCGTCCATGTCGTTCCGCCCCGGGGCGGAAAGCACCTCCGGCGTCTTCCCGAGGAAGAAGTCCCGCGGGTAGCCGTACATCCTCGCGGCCCCCTCGTTCACGTCGACGAATCGCCCTTCGGCATCCTGGATGTAGATGGCCTCCGAGATCGCATCCAGCATGCCCTGGGTGCTTTCGAGGCGGGCCTGCAGGCCCTCGGCCCGCTGTCGGAGGATCTCGAGCGACTCCTGGGGCATCCCTGCTGGCGGGCCTGAGGTCATGCCCCCATCATCGGCCCGGAACAGGCCGGGGCAAAGTCCTGTGGATCAGGCCCAGCGGAAGCGCCGGACGGCCAGCACGAAGGCCGCCAGGCCCCAGGCGAGGACGATGACCAGGCCCACGCCGTGACCCGCCAGTCCGGCGCCGTCGTTGAACACGGCCCGCAGGGCCCGGATGAAGGGCGCGAGGGGCATCCCGGCCACCAGGTGCTGCAGCCAGGCGGGGGCGGAATCCAGGGTGAAGTAGACGCCGCTCAGCATCATGAGGGGGAAGAAGACCAGGTTCGAGATGGCCGCATAGCCTTCGGAGGTCTCGGCGAAGCCGCTCAGGGCGAAGCCGAAGGCCATGAAGCAGCCGGTCCCCAGGGTCATGACGAGCAGCAGGTCGAGGAAGGAGCCCTGGTTCTGGATGCCGAAGACCACCCGTCCGACCAGCAGCAGGATGGCGGCCTGGACCACGGTCACCGTCAGGCGGTGCAGCACCTGGCCCAGAAGGAAGATCCACTTGGGCAGCGGCGTGACGGCCAGGCGCCGGAACTTGCCCTTCTCGCGGTAGGACACGTTCACCATGCCCACGCTGAAGAGGCCCATGCTGACGAGGTTCAGGCCCAGCAGGCCCGGCAGCAGGAACGAGGCGTAGTTGGTGGAGCGCTTGTGGCCGGGGCTCTCCACCTGCACGGGAATCCGCTGGGGTTCCGGGGCGCCGCTCAGGCGGGCCTGGGCCACCAGCCAGGCCTGGTTCGCCAGCCCTGCCGTGGCGCCCGCCTGGGCCATGAGGTAGCTGTTCAGGCGCAGGCGGTAGCCCGCGCCATCGGGCTCCAGCTGCGCGGCGGTCTCGCCCCGGGACCAGCGTGCTTCGGCCTCAGCCTTGGGGAGGGACTGGACCTGGAGGTGGAGGTCCTTCAGGGCCTGGTCGAGGGCCTCGTCCCGGGGCGTGGGGACGGGGGACTGCACGCGCACCACGGAGAGCTTCGGGCCCCCGCCATCCCGGAAGATCGTCCCGAAGCCCAGCAGCAGGACCACCGGGAAGGCGAAGGTCCAGAACATGGCCACGCGGTCCCGGCTGTAGAGCCGCCACTCCATCACGAACTGCCGCCAGATCATCATGGCTACTCCCTCAGGCTCCGGCCCGTGCGATGCAGGAACACGTCCTCCAGGGTGGCCCGGCGGATGTGGACCTGCTGGAAGGGGACGGCGGTCGATTCAGCGGCTTCCAGCAGCCGGGGCAGCAGGGCCTTGGGGTCCGGCGTGGGGATCTCCCAGAGGTCGGCCCGAGGCTCCACGGCCTGGCCCAGCCGGGTCGCGAAGGCGGCGGGATCCGGAGCGGCCCCCTCGAAGGTGAGCTCCACCACGCTGGGGAGCTCCAGATCCGCGATCAGCGAGGCGGGCGTGCCCGTGGCGATGACCTTGCCGTGGTCCATGATGGACAGCCGGTCGCAGAGGGCTTCGGCCTCGTCCATGTAGTGCGTGGTCAGCACCACGGTGCGGCCCTCGCCCTTCATGCGGCGCACCACGTCCCAGAGGCTGCGCCGGGCCTGGGGATCGAGGCCCGTGGTGGGCTCATCGAGAAACACCATCTCCGGATCGTTGACCAGGGCCAGGGCCAGGGCCAGTCGCTGCTGCTGCCCGCCGCTGAGGGTGATGTGGTAGGCGTCGGCCTTGTCCTCGAGCTGCACGAGCTCCAGCAGATCCTTGGAGGTCCGGCACTTGGGGTAGTAGCTCCCGTAGAGATCCAGGGCCTCCCGGGGGGTGATCTTGTTGAAGAGGCTGGTGCTCTGCAGCTGGACGCCGATGCGGGACCGGATCTCCTGTCCGTCCCTCTCCCAGGTCAGGCCCAGGATCTCGATCTCGCCGGCATCTGAGCTGGTGAGGCCCTCGATGATCTCCAGCGTCGTGGTCTTCCCCGCGCCGTTGGGCCCCAGCAGCCCGAAGACTTCGCCCCGGGCGACCTCCAGGTCCACGCCGTCCACGGCGACCACCTTGGGGAAGGCCTTGCGGAGACCGCGGATGCGAAGGGCCGGAACTGACATGGAAACCTCGGATGTCACAGATACCACAGGGAATGGCTGTCGGGACAGGGTCAGAGCGTCCAGACGCGCCAGGCCCTGTGGAAGGAGCGCAGGGACTCGGCGGCGGCATCCCGGCGGCCGATCGAATCGTATCGGGCCGCCCAGCAGCTGCCGGAGCCGCAGAGCAGGGGTTCGCCGCCGCTGGCGCGCAGGGCATCGCGCACCGCGCTCAGGGGTGGGCAGACCCGCAGGGCCGCCTCGGTCAGGTCGTTGCGCCAGGGCGGCGGGGCGCCCTCCGGCAGGGAGGACAGCGGCTCGGGATCGGGGTACCCCACCTCCTGCAGGGCCCGGTACACGGCCGGGGTGCTGACGTGCAGACCGGGATGGGCGATCAGGATCGGCTCCAGGGGCGCGGGGCGGAGCGGGAAGACCCGCTCGCCGCGGTCCAGCCCCAGAACGGTTCCGCCCAGGAGGAAGAGGGGGACGTCGCTGCCGAGTTCGCTGGCCAGGATCAGGAGGGCCTGGTCTTCCAGCCCCAGGTCGAACAGACGGTTGCCCAGGCGCAGGGCGGCGGCGGCGTCACTGCTGCCCCCGCCGAGCCCGGCGCCATGGGGGATGTGCTTCTCCAGCTTCAGCAGGGCGGGCAGGGGACGGTCTGCCACGCGCTCCAGCTGGCGCCAGGCCCGGAGGACCAGGTTGGATTCGTCGGCCGTCAGGCCGTGTCCGGCGGGGCCGGAGATCTGCAGCGAAAGGCTGGCCGCAGGTTCCCCGGACAGCAGGTCCGTGAGCCCCGGCACGCCCGCCAGCACCGTGGTCACCAGCTCCAGGTCGTGGAAGCCGTCGGCCCGCCGTCCGAGCACGGCGAGGAAGCGGTTGAGCTTGGCGGGGGCCTGGACCTTGAGCGCCATGGCTCCTACAGCCCGTCTTCCAGCTCGAACTCGGGATCCGGGATGCTCAGAATCTCCGGACCGTTCCGGGTGATGGCGATGTCGTGCTCGAACTGGGCGGAGAGGCCGCCGTCCTTGGTGCGCACGGTCCAGCCGTCGGATTCCACCAGGCACTTGTGGCTGCCGGTGTTGAGGATCGGCTCGATGGTGATGGTCATGCCCGGTTCCATGCGGAAGCCCGTGCCGACCTTCTGCTCGGCGAACACCACCTGGGGGTCCTCGTGCAGATCGCGGCCGAGGCCGTGGCCGATGTACTCGCGCACCACGGAATAGCCCCGCTCCTCGGCGAAGGACTGCACGGCGGTGGCCATGTCGCCCAGGCGCAGGCCGGGCCGGCAGTGCTCGATGCCCACGAACATGGCCAGCTGCGCCGTCTGGATGAGCATCCGGGCTTCTTCGGTGATCTTCCCCACCCCCACCGTAAGGCAGGTGTCGCCGTGGAAGCCATCCAGCTTGGCCCCGCAGTCGATGGCGATGATGTCGCCCTCCTGCAGCACGTATTTGGAGGGGATGCCATGCACGACCTTGTCGTTCACGGACGTGCAGAGGGTGCCGGGGAAGCCGTGGTAGCCCTTGAAGCTGGGGGTGGCGCCCTGCTGGCGGATGTAGGTCTCGGCGATCTTGTCCAGCTCCAGGAGGCTCACGCCGGGTCGGGCGGCCCGGGCGGCGATGCGCAGGGCATTGGCTGCCAGCCGGCAGGATTCCCTGAGCTTGTCGATCTCCTTCTTGCTCTTGTAGCGGATCTGTTCGCGGATCAGGGCGGCGCCCTCCTCCCGTCCAGTCTAACGGGTAGAATGTCGGCATGGCGCGACCTTCGATGATTCCAGTGATGACAGCGGTTCTGGCGGGGCTCCTCCTCGGTTGCCGCGGCATTCCCGCCCGGCCCGCCTCGGTGCCGCCTGAGGCCGCCTGGGGGGGCGAGGGGCCCCGGGGCGTCTTCCTGAAGGTCGATGGGCACCAGGGCACGCTTTGGCAGCTGCAGGTCTGGGACCGGAAGGGCCAGCCGCTGGGCTCGGGATCGTTCCGGCTCCGGGGCTTTGCCAAGGCGCGGATCATCCCTGAAGAGGTACTCGGCTGGGAGCAGGGGGCGCTGCACCTGAAGGACGGCACCTGGCTCGTGCCCGAAGCGCCGGCCTCGAAGTGACCGCCTATACCCGCGAGGAGAAGGACTGGCTGGAGCGCGAGTGGGCCTTCCGGGCCTGGGGCCGGGCCGGACTGCTCTCCACCGACGACTACCGGCAGGTGCTGGCCTGGGAGGCGGAGGCCGTGCCCATGGACCTGGTGGTGGCCGCGCTCAACACCTTCTTCGACCGCCGGGAGAAGCGCGAAAAGCTGCGCACCTTCGTGGCCCTCAAGCACCTGGACCGGGACGTGGCCAAGGCCGTGAAGCTGCGCGAATCCCTGCTGCGCGCGGGACCCGCCATGGATGCCGGCAAAGAGTGGGCCCAGGTCAAGGCGCCCCTGCGGGACGACCCCGCCGCCAAGGCGGCCTTCGAGGTCTGGCAGCGCCTCCAGGCCTCGGCCCCTTCGCCGGAGGCCGCGGGCTACCTGGCTCACCACGACCAGGAGCGCGAAGCCCGTGCCACCCTGCTGGGCCTGGCCGAGGCCGCCCTGGGCCCGGCCGCCGAGGCCCTGCGGGAAGAACTCCGCCAGCGGCTCGAGGCTGCGGACATGAAGGAGGGCAGCCTCGTCTGGAAGCGGGCCTGGAACCACCACTGGGCCCGGCTGGTGGCTTCGGCCTGGGGACTGCCGCTGGGGGGCGCGTGAACACGGAATCGACGTGGATCCAGGAACTCGAGACGCCTTCCGAGGCCTTCTTCACGGCCTTCGCTGAGCGCGTGGCCGCCCCAGATGGCCAGCGGGACCTCCTGCGCGAGGCCTTGAAGACCCTCATCCCCCGCATCGACTGGGAGGCCTACCAGCCCCATGTCCCCCATGGCCTGCTGGGCCTGCGGGCCGTGCTGCGGCTCCAGCCCCTGCTCGGAGAGCACAGCTTCCTCCGGGCCCTGGCCATCCAGCTGCACATGGCGGCCACGGAGGGAAGGCGCGCGGCCCCGGCGGCCGCCCAGGTCCTGGCGGCCAAGGGCAGCGGCAGCTGGCGCAACCTGGAGGGTTTCATCCAGTCCCGCCGACCGGGCCTGGCCTACGCCGAGGCCCAGGGCTTCGAGCTGCCGGGCCCGGAGGACTTCCAGCGGCTGGGGCGGCTGACGGAACTGGATATGGCCAATGTCGGGCACAAGGCCGTCGTCTGTGATCACTTCGCGGATCTGCACGAGCGGCTGGAGCGCCCGAAGGCCACGGGCCGGCGCTTGTTCGGCCTCGCGGCCTGGCTGGCGGGCACGCCGGAGGACACCTTCTGGGCCCGCCGGGCCGCGAAGCGGCTGGTGGGTTCAGAGGCATCGGTGCCCTGGACCGATGCCAGCCTCGGCGCCGACGCCCTCGAAGGCCAGGTGCGCGACCTCTGCGACCTGGGCCTGGTGGCCCTGCTGGATCGCTTCGCGGAGCGCCTGAAGGCCGGGCAGGGGGCCGGGGACACCCTGGCCGCCCTGGTCCTGGCCGCCGCGGAGAAGCAGCTGGATGCGCGGCGTGATCTCGAAGGCAAGACCGCCTGGACCTTCGCCTACCTGGCCACCCTCGCCCGCACCCGTCCCGCCGATCCCCGCGTCTGGTGCCAGGCCGCGGCCCTGGTGAACCTCTTCCCCACGGACGAGCCCGAGGACCGGGTGCAGCCGGGGCTGGTGCCTGCCGTCGCGCCGGAAGCCCTGCTGGAGGCCATCCTGGACAGCGAGGCCGCGCTGGCCATGGGCCAGGCCCAGAGCCTCATGCGGGGCGGCAAGGCCGAGGCCGTGCTGGCGACCCTGGCCGAAGCCGCCACCCGCAACGACCCCACCTTCAACCACGCCCACCAGCTGATCGCCGTGGCCGCCGCCGCGGACCTGGCGCCGCACCTGCCGACCATGGCGAGCGAGGCCATGCTGGTGGCCCTGGCCAAGAGCCTGGCCAACAGCCAGGGCAGCGGGGATCTGGGCCGCCTGGCGGACCGGGCGCTGGATGCCCGGGGCGCATCATGAGCCGCACCTTCGCCTTCCTGCGGGCCATCAACGTCGGTGGCCACACCGTGACCATGGCGCAGCTGAAGGACCTGTTCGAGGCGCTGGGCCTGAAGCGGGTGGAGACCTTCATCGCCAGCGGCAACGTCGTCTTCGATGGACCGACGTCCAGCGAGGCGGCCCTGCGCAAGCGCATCGAAGGCCACCTGGAGAAGGCCCTGGGCTATGAGGTGGCCACCTTCCTCCGGTCGGACCGGGAGCTGGCCGCCCTGGTGAAGGGCTGTCCCTTCAGCCCTGCCGAGGTGGCCG contains these protein-coding regions:
- a CDS encoding DUF1697 domain-containing protein, producing the protein MSRTFAFLRAINVGGHTVTMAQLKDLFEALGLKRVETFIASGNVVFDGPTSSEAALRKRIEGHLEKALGYEVATFLRSDRELAALVKGCPFSPAEVAEAQALNVAFLQEPLTTTAEARLQGLRTELDAFRTRGREVWWLCQAKQSESTFSNKVFEKALGVKATFRGFSTLQRLAAKYLEP
- a CDS encoding ABC transporter permease encodes the protein MMIWRQFVMEWRLYSRDRVAMFWTFAFPVVLLLGFGTIFRDGGGPKLSVVRVQSPVPTPRDEALDQALKDLHLQVQSLPKAEAEARWSRGETAAQLEPDGAGYRLRLNSYLMAQAGATAGLANQAWLVAQARLSGAPEPQRIPVQVESPGHKRSTNYASFLLPGLLGLNLVSMGLFSVGMVNVSYREKGKFRRLAVTPLPKWIFLLGQVLHRLTVTVVQAAILLLVGRVVFGIQNQGSFLDLLLVMTLGTGCFMAFGFALSGFAETSEGYAAISNLVFFPLMMLSGVYFTLDSAPAWLQHLVAGMPLAPFIRALRAVFNDGAGLAGHGVGLVIVLAWGLAAFVLAVRRFRWA
- a CDS encoding PAS domain S-box protein; protein product: MPQESLEILRQRAEGLQARLESTQGMLDAISEAIYIQDAEGRFVDVNEGAARMYGYPRDFFLGKTPEVLSAPGRNDMDAVAGAFGRALQGVPQQFEYWGRKQDGTVFPKEVRLYPGLHLGRPVVIAVAQDISARKRAEMTQKATYRIAEAALESRHTADLFPRVHAIVRDLMPAENLYFALWDPVSEMVSFPYWIDQSDPAPPPHRLGRGLTAWVLRRGLPLLVDQEALLALEAAGEVEPLGTLSLDWLGVPLKGKAGVFGALVIQSYEGGHRYSAEERDLLVFVSTQVALAVERTRAQSEQRVLKAAMDSAIDPVFGSDEWGGFVFVNQAASASLGYSREELLGRHVWDVDPKVLPDQWPLRWERLRSRGSNREETWHQRKDGSVFPVDISSTFLTVEGQEVAFTHVRDMTERRAAEEALRASEDKFSKAFQASPDAININRLDGTYLDANPAFTRMSGWTREEYLGRTTLELGLWADPEDRERMRRLLQAEGRFSDLEAPFRMKDGSLRTGLVSGAFIQVGGETCLLSVTRDITERKEAEAAIRYNEDKFTRAFHASPDAINLTRLSDGTYFEVSEGFEKISGWTREEAIGRTALELNIWVDPKDRERAVELIRNHGEYTGLEIAFRRKDGRIITGQMSGKVMEVGGVPCLLSVTRDITDRKLAESALRAAEQRLRTVLANSEAVIYQLDPEGRFMLSEGLGLAHLGLAPGQMVGMNALDLYQGDLQTVDQIRAALGGEASRQITPVGERLFDNFLTPVFNDQGQVDSVIGIATDVTERQRVEEALRAERGLFVGGPVMVIRWGAAPPWPVDYISPNVEKLLGYAPVELTSGRIMFDDLVHPEDRDRVHRESESLRRKGVSHFEQRYRLRNAAGEYRWFQDFTAQASPETNASYYLGYMLDITDRLQVEEALRQSQKLESLGILAGGIAHDFNNLLTVVLGNLNLAQMNLAETAPAQPYLARMEATVLRATELTKQMLAYSGRGHFLVKPHDLNEVVQEVTHLLEVSIPKKIRLRFDLEPGLPAIQADAAQIQQVVMNLVTNAADAIGDREGAIHLTTSSALLDEQDLHSAYTIDSLPPGRYVLLEVVDTGIGMPPDVLARIFDPFFTTKASGRGLGLSAMLGILRGHGAGLRIQSEVGRGSSFRLCFPASGEAVAATDPAREKTVAPRLHGRVLLVDDEDLILQTIGAALQAIGLEVTMARDGLEALERFRDADPRPDLVLMDLTMPRMDGREAFGAMHDLDPTVPIVLSSGFTEGDSLQTLSGQGPAGFMQKPYQIKELRLLLQRVLGG
- a CDS encoding ABC transporter ATP-binding protein encodes the protein MSVPALRIRGLRKAFPKVVAVDGVDLEVARGEVFGLLGPNGAGKTTTLEIIEGLTSSDAGEIEILGLTWERDGQEIRSRIGVQLQSTSLFNKITPREALDLYGSYYPKCRTSKDLLELVQLEDKADAYHITLSGGQQQRLALALALVNDPEMVFLDEPTTGLDPQARRSLWDVVRRMKGEGRTVVLTTHYMDEAEALCDRLSIMDHGKVIATGTPASLIADLELPSVVELTFEGAAPDPAAFATRLGQAVEPRADLWEIPTPDPKALLPRLLEAAESTAVPFQQVHIRRATLEDVFLHRTGRSLRE
- the ispE gene encoding 4-(cytidine 5'-diphospho)-2-C-methyl-D-erythritol kinase, whose protein sequence is MALKVQAPAKLNRFLAVLGRRADGFHDLELVTTVLAGVPGLTDLLSGEPAASLSLQISGPAGHGLTADESNLVLRAWRQLERVADRPLPALLKLEKHIPHGAGLGGGSSDAAAALRLGNRLFDLGLEDQALLILASELGSDVPLFLLGGTVLGLDRGERVFPLRPAPLEPILIAHPGLHVSTPAVYRALQEVGYPDPEPLSSLPEGAPPPWRNDLTEAALRVCPPLSAVRDALRASGGEPLLCGSGSCWAARYDSIGRRDAAAESLRSFHRAWRVWTL
- the map gene encoding type I methionyl aminopeptidase, which codes for MIREQIRYKSKKEIDKLRESCRLAANALRIAARAARPGVSLLELDKIAETYIRQQGATPSFKGYHGFPGTLCTSVNDKVVHGIPSKYVLQEGDIIAIDCGAKLDGFHGDTCLTVGVGKITEEARMLIQTAQLAMFVGIEHCRPGLRLGDMATAVQSFAEERGYSVVREYIGHGLGRDLHEDPQVVFAEQKVGTGFRMEPGMTITIEPILNTGSHKCLVESDGWTVRTKDGGLSAQFEHDIAITRNGPEILSIPDPEFELEDGL